In Brachypodium distachyon strain Bd21 chromosome 5, Brachypodium_distachyon_v3.0, whole genome shotgun sequence, the genomic window GCCGgagtcgaggaagaagacgacgcgcccccgccgccgcccttggGCATTCCCGTGAGCCGCTGCACGAGCTCGCGGAAGTGGCGGGCGTCCGTCTTGATCACCTCCGGCGCCAGCACGTGCACGATCCTGATCTTCcgcgcctgcgcctgcgccggcgccggcgccgccgccttcccgaTGCGTggcccggcgatcgccggagcccTGGAAGGGTGCTTCACGGCGGGGGAGTGCGGCGCCATTCTCGCTTCTCCTCGAGATGCGAGAGGTCGGGCAGAGGAGAGGAAGTGAGGAAGAGAACCAAGACGGTGGCTTCAGAGATGAAGACGAGGAGGTTTATATAGAGTCCGCCGTGGATTCTGGGCCGTTGGATGCTGGTTACCCACGCCGTTGGATCGATCCAACCGCACCAATTGCTAAAAATTATTTGATATTTATGTAGTCCAT contains:
- the LOC106865548 gene encoding skin secretory protein xP2; this translates as MAPHSPAVKHPSRAPAIAGPRIGKAAAPAPAQAQARKIRIVHVLAPEVIKTDARHFRELVQRLTGMPKGGGGGASSSSSTPASSSESAGESSSSLPAAGGSPDPAPAVVAPPPAETKGEAAASPAEEEGLAARALGEVEAESNDAFFQGLEDFLLNGDEF